The genomic window AGGCAAGCGTGATCCAAGCCGTTCAGATGGCGAAAGAATACGGAATCGATACCGTCGTATTGACGACCGGAGGCAAATCCGAAAAGTTCGCGATGGATCTTTTGCCTTCCTTGAACGAACTCTCCTTTATTCAGGTCGGCGATTTTATCGGAACCGGAATCAAAACCTCGGTCAAGGAATCCATGCGTCACGTCATCATCGTGGGGATGATCGGCAAGTTATCCAAGATGGCCGACGGAGTGATGATGACTCATAGAGGCGGTTCCTCCGTGAACACGAAATTGTTATCCGAAATCGCGCGATCGATCGGAATCCCGGAACCGATCGCGGTTGAAATTCAAAACGCAAACACGGCAAGACACGTATTGGAAGTCTGCAAAGCGAACGGTTACGAACATATCACCACGAGAATCTGCGAGATCGTCGCGAAGAACTGTTCCAAACACGCGGGAACGAATCTACAAATCTCCTGTTATATGGTGGACTTCGACGGAGTCCTGCTCGGCAAATGCGAGAACTTCTCGCAAAACATAGAATCAACGGAAGGAAATCCCGAACATGAATGACATGAGACAAATGACGTCTCTCGGAAGGGAAATCGAAGACAAATCCTTTTCGATCATAGACGAAGAGGCCGGACCGCATTCTTTTTCAAAGGAAGAATGGGAAGTGGTCCGAAGAATCATCCACGCAACCGCCGACTTCGAATACAAAGACATCACGAAAATCCATAAACGCGCGGTCGACTCCGGGATCGCCGCGTTGCGAAGCGGTTGTCCTATCGTCTGCGACGTGCAGATGATCATCGCCGGTCTCAATCAGGAAAGACTCGCCGCCTACGGATGCAAGACGTACGGTTTCATCTCCGACGAAGACGTGATTCGAACCGCCAAAGAAAAGAACTCCACTCGTGCGATCGAATCGATCCGCAAGGCACATACATTAGGACTTTTGAATGGAGCAGTCCTCGCCGTCGGGAACGCGCCCACGGCCCTGCTTGAAATCGAACGGATGATCCGGGAAGAAAACGCAAAACCTGCCCTCGTCATCGGCGTTCCGGTAGGTTTCGTCTCCGCGGTCGAATCCAAGGAAGTGATTCTAACATTAGAATCTTCTGATACGCTTTCCACGCCTTACGTTCTGACGCGGGGAAGAAAAGGAGGAAGCACGATTGCGGTCGCGATCATTCACGCACTTCTTCTTTTATCCTCCAAACGAGGGGAACGATGAGAGCCGTCACCGTAATCGGAATGGGCGACGAAGGTTGTCCGGGGCTTTCCAGCCTCGCGATCAACGCGGTCTCCAAAGCGCAGGTTCTCGCGGGAGGCGAAAGACATTTGGATTTTTTTCCTCAATTCCGCGGTGAAAAGATCGTCTTCAAAGGGGATTTGATCCGAGCGACGGAACGGATCGCGGAACTCGCTTCCGAACATACCGTTTGCGTTCTCGCTTCGGGCGATCCTCTCTTTTTCGGAATCGGAAATCTCATCTCCAAAAAAGTGGGATTGGAACACGTCGACTTCATTCCCGCTCCGAGTTCGATTCAACAAGCGTTCGCTCGAGTCGGAATGAAATGGGACGACGCCGAAATTTTATCCCTACACGGAAGACAAATCGAGGGCCTGGTGACAAAGCTCCAATCTCTTCGTAAGGTCGCTCTGTTTACGGACGAGGTGAATCATCCTCGGGCGATCGCGTCCTATCTTTCAAACTTCGGCGAAACGGATTGGACCGCGTTCGTCTGCGAAAACCTAGGCGGCAAAGAGGAAAGAATCCGCAAGTTCGACATAAAATTGTTAAGCGAAGAAGAAGGGATCAATCCTTTGAACGTGCTGATTCTTACGCGAAACGAATCCGAATGGAAGCCCCCTTCGATTGTGCCTAACGTTCCCGAAGAGAACTACGCGAAACGAACCCCGAAAAAAGGACTGATCACCAAAAAGGAAGTGCGGATTCTTTCCGTCGCGTATCTCGACATCCGGGACGACA from Leptospira yasudae includes these protein-coding regions:
- the cbiE gene encoding precorrin-6y C5,15-methyltransferase (decarboxylating) subunit CbiE is translated as MRAVTVIGMGDEGCPGLSSLAINAVSKAQVLAGGERHLDFFPQFRGEKIVFKGDLIRATERIAELASEHTVCVLASGDPLFFGIGNLISKKVGLEHVDFIPAPSSIQQAFARVGMKWDDAEILSLHGRQIEGLVTKLQSLRKVALFTDEVNHPRAIASYLSNFGETDWTAFVCENLGGKEERIRKFDIKLLSEEEGINPLNVLILTRNESEWKPPSIVPNVPEENYAKRTPKKGLITKKEVRILSVAYLDIRDDSVIWDIGAGSGSIAIEAAQIAKNGKSYAIEVDPEGIEICKQNVLSQKTDNVHVVSGKAPEILERLPDPDCVFVGGSKGNLYEIIRICLNRLSSSGSLVVNAVTLDNVAEAYQSFKKLCLVPDVTLLNVSRAQPLADYLRYEALNPIHIFKVTKPEGFQR
- a CDS encoding cobalt-precorrin-5B (C(1))-methyltransferase; the protein is MATKELREGFTTGACSAAAAKAATRLLLKREPVLEIETTLPNKRQVLFPVKRCELDGEVAICSVIKDAGDDPDCTHGAELTARVRLTKESRIVLKGGDGVATVTKAGLGLEVGEPAINPVPRKNISEMILEELEGSSYNGAEVEISVPGGQEMAKKTMNERLGLIGGISILGTTGIVKPYSTAAFKASVIQAVQMAKEYGIDTVVLTTGGKSEKFAMDLLPSLNELSFIQVGDFIGTGIKTSVKESMRHVIIVGMIGKLSKMADGVMMTHRGGSSVNTKLLSEIARSIGIPEPIAVEIQNANTARHVLEVCKANGYEHITTRICEIVAKNCSKHAGTNLQISCYMVDFDGVLLGKCENFSQNIESTEGNPEHE
- a CDS encoding precorrin-8X methylmutase produces the protein MNDMRQMTSLGREIEDKSFSIIDEEAGPHSFSKEEWEVVRRIIHATADFEYKDITKIHKRAVDSGIAALRSGCPIVCDVQMIIAGLNQERLAAYGCKTYGFISDEDVIRTAKEKNSTRAIESIRKAHTLGLLNGAVLAVGNAPTALLEIERMIREENAKPALVIGVPVGFVSAVESKEVILTLESSDTLSTPYVLTRGRKGGSTIAVAIIHALLLLSSKRGER